The following is a genomic window from Acidimicrobiales bacterium.
TCCTGTACGGGAACTTCACCACCCTCACCCGCTTCACCGAGGCCGACCTGGAGCGGGTGGTGACCGAGGGCATCAGCCCCCTCAACGTGAGCATCCACGCCACCGACCCCGAGGTGCGGGCGGCCATGCTCCGCAACCGGCGCGGCGCCACCAGCCTGCGCTGGCTGCGGGCCCTGCTCGACCACGGGGTGGAGGTCCACGGCCAGGTGGTGTGCTGCCCCGGGATCAACGACGGCGCGGTGCTGGCCGACACCCTGGCCGGCATCCTGGACCGCTACCCGGAGCTGGCCTCGGTGTGCGTGGTGCCCCTGGGGGTCAGCCGCCACAACCCCGAGCCCCGCATGCGGCCCTCGACGGCGGCCGAGGCGGCCACCGTGCTCGACCTGGTCCACGCCGCCCAGGACCGGTTCCTCGGCCTGCTGGGCCGGCGCCTGGTCTTCGCGGCCGACGAGTACTACCTGCTGGCCGGGCGCCCGTTCCCGCCGGCCGAGGCCTACGAGGGCTTCGCCATGCACGAGGACGGGGTGGGCATGGCCCGCACCTTCGAGGCCGAGTTCACCGGCCGGGCCGCGGCGGAGGGAGCGGGCGGCTCCGGGGAGGGGACCACCGCGGGCGCCCCCGGCTTCTTCGCCTGGGCCGACGCCGCCGAGACCGGCCGGGCCACCCGCTACGAGGCGGCCGGCGACCTGGGCGCCCCGCCCGAGGGCTACCGGACCGACCGCCTGGCCCCGGCCGCGCCCTCCGGCTCCGCCCCGGCCGTCGCCGTGCCCGGCGGGGGCGGGGTGGCGGTGGCGCTGCGGGCCCGGCCCGACGCCCCGGTGGGCATCCTCACCGGGCCCTACGGGGCCCGGGTGCTGGAGCCCCTGGTGGCCGCCCTGGGCCGGGACGACGTGCGGGTGGTGGCGGTGGACAACCGGTACTTCGGGGGCAACGTGGCCGTGGCCGGGCTGATGGTGGGCCAGGACCTGGCCCGGGCCCTGGCCGCCGAGCCGGCCGGCCACCGCTACCTGTTGCCCGACGTGTGCCTGTCCGGCGGCCGCTTCCTGGACGGCACCGGGCCGGACGACCTGCCCCGCCCGGTGGAGGTGGTGGCCACCGACGGCGTCGCCCTGCGGCAGGCCCTGCGTGCCCCCGTCGCCGCCTGATGGCGACCCGCCCGTGATCGCCCCGCCCACCCCATGACGCCTCCGACGGCCCGAGAGCAGACCGATGCCCGAGCGTGACCCCTCCCCCGATGCGGCCCGACCCCGCCCCACCGCGGCCGAGCGCAAGCCCCTCAGCCCGGCGGCCGCCGCCGCGGCTGCGGCCGAGCGCCCGCCCCGGCCCGGGCTGCCCCGGGTGGCCATCGTGGGCCGCCCCAACGTGGGCAAGTCCACCCTGGTCAACCGCATCATCGGTCGGCGCGAGGCCATCGTCGAGGAGCGCCCCGGGGTGACCCGGGACCGCAAGGAGGTGGAGGCCGAGTGGATCGGCCGCTCCTTCACCCTGGTCGACACCGGGGGCTGGATGGTGGGCGGCTCCAGCCTGGACGACAAGGTCAGCCGCCAGAGCGAGCAGGCCATCCGGGAGGCCGACGCCGTCCTGCTGGTGGTCGACGCCACCGTGGGCGTCACCGACGACGACGACCGGGTGGCGACCCTCCTGCGGGGCTTCGACGTCCCGGTGTTGGTGGTGGCCAACAAGGTCGACGGCACCAGCCGCGACCACATGGTCTGGGACCTCATGAGCCTGGGCCTGGGTGAGCCCCACGCCGTGAGCGCCCTCCACGGCCGGGGGACGGGCGACATGCTCGACGAGCTGGTCCGGGTGCTGCCCGAGCCGGCGCCGGAGCCCGGGGCCGGGGCGGGACCGG
Proteins encoded in this region:
- a CDS encoding DUF512 domain-containing protein → MSSPRVVAVVPGSPAQRAGVAVDDEVLAVDGESPRDVIEWRWLTDEPDPVLELRRGGLELTVEVAKAAGEPLGVEVHSSLFDQVRTCDNHCEFCFIYQLPPGMRKSLYLKDDDYRLSFLYGNFTTLTRFTEADLERVVTEGISPLNVSIHATDPEVRAAMLRNRRGATSLRWLRALLDHGVEVHGQVVCCPGINDGAVLADTLAGILDRYPELASVCVVPLGVSRHNPEPRMRPSTAAEAATVLDLVHAAQDRFLGLLGRRLVFAADEYYLLAGRPFPPAEAYEGFAMHEDGVGMARTFEAEFTGRAAAEGAGGSGEGTTAGAPGFFAWADAAETGRATRYEAAGDLGAPPEGYRTDRLAPAAPSGSAPAVAVPGGGGVAVALRARPDAPVGILTGPYGARVLEPLVAALGRDDVRVVAVDNRYFGGNVAVAGLMVGQDLARALAAEPAGHRYLLPDVCLSGGRFLDGTGPDDLPRPVEVVATDGVALRQALRAPVAA